Proteins found in one Candidatus Binataceae bacterium genomic segment:
- a CDS encoding zinc-ribbon domain-containing protein, whose amino-acid sequence MRCDNCGAEGISGKKFCAECGASLSNRCPKCGSECSPSARFCADCGASLRAAAAAAPRKPEQPQIRVAEATTSENLEGERKIVTFLFADITGSTELEHDLDPEEPRVIVDPALKLIRMQEELRRYSTNLLADGSARRIGIYALGQVVVLLAGISIDILAPPALLLRLW is encoded by the coding sequence ATGCGTTGCGATAACTGTGGAGCCGAAGGGATCTCAGGCAAGAAGTTCTGCGCCGAGTGCGGAGCCTCGTTGTCGAACCGGTGTCCGAAGTGCGGTTCAGAGTGCTCTCCTAGTGCGCGGTTTTGTGCTGATTGCGGGGCGTCGCTACGAGCAGCTGCCGCGGCGGCGCCAAGGAAACCCGAGCAGCCTCAGATTCGGGTAGCCGAAGCAACCACCTCTGAAAATCTTGAGGGCGAGCGCAAGATCGTTACCTTTCTGTTCGCCGACATCACGGGGTCGACCGAACTGGAGCATGATCTCGATCCGGAAGAGCCGCGGGTGATTGTCGATCCGGCGCTGAAATTGATCCGCATGCAGGAAGAGCTGCGGCGCTATTCGACCAATTTGCTCGCGGACGGTTCGGCTCGCAGGATTGGAATCTACGCGCTTGGGCAGGTAGTGGTCTTGCTTGCGGGGATCTCAATTGACATCCTCGCACCTCCAGCGCTCTTATTGCGATTATGGTAG